A stretch of Cupriavidus necator DNA encodes these proteins:
- a CDS encoding nucleoside recognition domain-containing protein, whose product MALNVVWLGFFLISFVAACVRLASGDLTVFPAMLASLFDSARTAFEIALGLAGVMSLWLGIMRIGERAGVVDAFARLVNPLLRHFFPGVPQGHPAQGAMMMNVSANLLGLDNAATPLGLNAMRELQTLNRRPDVATDAQIMFIVLNTAGLTLIPTSVIAIRQAIAVKQGLAGFNAADIFLPTLLATGGSCLAGLLAVAWVQRLNLLRPAVLVAFGLVAALLGGMFAWLRHAPPEQVGSVTALAGAGFILSLITLFLLCGALRRVNVYEAFIDGAKEGFGVAVQIIPYLVAILVAIGLFRATGCMDVLMGWLTLGFAQLGMNTDFVPALPVGLMKILSGAGARGLMVDVMTTYGVDSFQGRLAAIIQGSTETTFYVLAVYFGSINVRNTRHALGCALVADAAGIMCAVGAAYLFR is encoded by the coding sequence ATGGCCCTGAACGTTGTCTGGCTCGGTTTCTTCCTGATTTCCTTTGTCGCCGCCTGCGTCCGCCTGGCCAGCGGCGATCTCACCGTGTTCCCGGCGATGCTGGCGAGCCTGTTCGACAGTGCGCGCACGGCCTTCGAGATCGCGCTCGGCCTGGCCGGGGTGATGAGCCTGTGGCTCGGCATCATGCGCATCGGCGAGCGCGCCGGCGTGGTCGATGCCTTTGCCCGGCTGGTGAACCCGCTGCTGCGCCATTTCTTCCCCGGCGTGCCGCAGGGGCATCCGGCACAGGGGGCGATGATGATGAACGTGTCGGCCAACCTGCTCGGGCTGGACAATGCCGCCACGCCGCTCGGCCTGAATGCCATGCGCGAGCTGCAGACACTGAACCGGCGCCCAGACGTGGCCACCGATGCGCAGATCATGTTCATCGTGCTGAATACGGCCGGGCTGACGCTGATCCCGACCTCGGTGATCGCGATCCGGCAGGCCATTGCGGTCAAGCAAGGGCTGGCGGGTTTCAATGCGGCCGATATCTTCCTGCCGACGCTGCTGGCCACCGGCGGCTCATGCCTGGCCGGCCTGCTGGCGGTGGCGTGGGTGCAGCGGCTGAACCTGCTGCGCCCGGCCGTGCTGGTGGCGTTCGGGCTGGTCGCTGCGCTGCTGGGCGGGATGTTCGCCTGGCTGCGGCACGCGCCGCCGGAGCAGGTCGGCAGCGTGACGGCACTGGCCGGCGCCGGCTTCATCCTGTCGCTGATCACGCTGTTCCTGCTCTGCGGCGCGCTGCGGCGGGTCAATGTCTATGAAGCCTTTATCGATGGTGCCAAGGAAGGCTTTGGCGTCGCCGTGCAGATTATTCCCTACCTGGTGGCAATCCTCGTAGCCATCGGCCTGTTCCGGGCCACCGGCTGCATGGACGTGCTGATGGGCTGGCTGACGCTGGGCTTTGCCCAGCTGGGCATGAATACGGACTTCGTGCCGGCGCTGCCGGTCGGGCTGATGAAGATCCTGTCCGGCGCCGGCGCGCGCGGGCTGATGGTGGATGTGATGACGACCTATGGCGTGGACTCGTTCCAGGGACGGCTGGCGGCGATCATCCAGGGCTCGACCGAGACCACTTTCTATGTACTGGCGGTCTACTTCGGCAGCATCAATGTGCGCAATACGCGCCACGCACTGGGTTGTGCACTGGTGGCCGATGCTGCCGGGATCATGTGTGCCGTAGGTGCCGCATATCTGTTCCGCTAG
- a CDS encoding DUF488 domain-containing protein — translation MTIRIVRLGTPRADDEGLRIGTVRRPPRGVPKSEFASRDFYDVWYPVLSPSPELVAQALQATDDKQWRAFVRHFRKEMAEPDASRTLDLLAALSHQTNFSVGCYCENEAHCHRSILRELLAERGAVIG, via the coding sequence ATGACCATCCGAATCGTAAGACTGGGCACGCCGCGCGCGGACGATGAAGGCCTGCGCATCGGCACTGTGCGCCGGCCGCCGCGGGGCGTGCCCAAATCCGAGTTTGCCAGCCGCGATTTCTACGATGTCTGGTATCCCGTGCTGTCGCCATCGCCCGAGCTGGTGGCCCAGGCGCTGCAGGCCACCGATGACAAGCAATGGCGGGCGTTCGTGCGGCACTTCCGCAAGGAAATGGCCGAGCCGGACGCCAGCCGCACGCTCGACCTGCTGGCGGCGCTGTCGCACCAGACCAATTTCTCGGTAGGCTGCTACTGCGAGAACGAAGCGCACTGCCACCGCTCGATCCTGCGCGAGCTGCTGGCCGAACGCGGGGCCGTGATCGGCTGA
- a CDS encoding AMP-binding protein, producing the protein MTRPVTPGLSVVAGSTDIPLSDETIPALLARTVAANPGAPAVVFREHGVRWSWAEFSDQVDRLASGLLRRGIQPGDRVGIWAPNRPEWLVTQFATARIGAILVNINPAYRRAELEYALNKAGVRMLITAARFKASDYLATLQALAPELAEAEPGALRSARLPRLQWVIRMGGEATPGMLNYDALLAEPDTVRLDAVTATLSALDAINIQFTSGTTGNPKGATLTHHNVVNNGRFVAIAMRLGDSDVLCIPVPLYHCFGMVLSVLACVSVGACMVFPGEAFDPLATMQAASEERCTALHGVPTMFIAQLDHPEFSRFDFSALRTGIMAGAPCPIEVMKRVVADMHMSEVTIAYGMTETSPVSFQSATDDPLDKRVATVGRVQPHLECKVVDALGEVVPTGATGELCTRGYSVMQGYWEDDERTREAIRDGWMHTGDLATIDDEGYCNIVGRVKDMLIRGGENIYPREIEEFLFRHPKVQAVQVFGVPDQKYGEEVCAWIVLKPGQSATEEEIRKFCRDQIAHYKIPRYIRFVSEMPMTVTGKVQKFVMRDTMIHDLGL; encoded by the coding sequence ATGACCCGACCCGTGACGCCCGGCCTCTCCGTGGTCGCCGGCAGCACCGACATCCCCCTGTCTGATGAGACGATTCCGGCATTGCTGGCGCGCACGGTCGCCGCAAACCCGGGCGCCCCGGCCGTGGTGTTCCGCGAGCATGGTGTGCGCTGGAGCTGGGCGGAGTTCAGCGACCAGGTCGATCGCCTGGCCAGCGGCCTGCTCCGGCGCGGGATCCAGCCGGGCGACCGGGTCGGCATCTGGGCGCCGAACCGGCCCGAGTGGCTGGTGACCCAGTTCGCCACCGCTCGTATCGGCGCCATCCTGGTCAATATCAATCCGGCCTACCGCCGGGCGGAGCTGGAATATGCGCTGAACAAGGCCGGCGTGCGCATGCTGATCACGGCCGCGCGTTTCAAGGCCAGCGACTACCTGGCCACCCTCCAGGCGCTGGCGCCGGAACTGGCCGAGGCCGAGCCGGGGGCGCTGCGCTCCGCCCGGCTGCCCCGGCTGCAGTGGGTGATCCGCATGGGAGGCGAGGCGACGCCCGGCATGCTCAATTACGATGCACTGCTGGCCGAACCCGATACTGTGCGCCTGGACGCGGTGACCGCGACGCTCTCCGCGCTCGACGCCATCAATATCCAGTTCACCAGCGGCACCACCGGCAACCCCAAGGGCGCCACCCTGACGCATCACAACGTGGTCAATAACGGCCGCTTTGTCGCCATAGCGATGCGACTTGGCGACAGTGACGTACTGTGCATCCCGGTGCCGCTCTATCACTGCTTCGGCATGGTGCTGTCGGTGCTGGCCTGCGTCTCGGTCGGCGCCTGCATGGTGTTCCCGGGCGAGGCCTTCGATCCGCTCGCGACCATGCAGGCGGCCAGCGAGGAACGCTGCACCGCCCTGCATGGCGTGCCGACCATGTTTATCGCCCAGCTGGACCATCCGGAGTTCAGCCGCTTCGACTTCTCGGCCCTGCGCACCGGCATCATGGCCGGCGCCCCCTGCCCGATCGAGGTCATGAAACGCGTGGTGGCGGACATGCATATGTCGGAGGTCACCATTGCCTATGGCATGACCGAGACCAGCCCGGTCTCGTTCCAGAGCGCCACCGACGATCCGCTGGACAAGCGCGTCGCCACTGTCGGCCGGGTGCAGCCGCACCTGGAATGCAAGGTGGTCGACGCCCTCGGCGAGGTCGTGCCGACCGGCGCCACCGGCGAGCTTTGCACCCGCGGCTATTCCGTGATGCAAGGCTACTGGGAAGACGACGAGCGCACCCGCGAGGCCATCCGCGACGGCTGGATGCACACCGGCGACCTTGCCACCATTGACGACGAGGGCTACTGCAACATCGTCGGCCGGGTCAAGGACATGCTGATCCGCGGCGGCGAGAACATCTACCCGCGCGAGATCGAGGAATTCCTGTTCCGCCATCCCAAGGTGCAGGCGGTGCAGGTCTTTGGCGTGCCTGACCAGAAGTACGGCGAGGAGGTCTGCGCCTGGATCGTGCTCAAACCCGGCCAGAGCGCCACCGAGGAAGAGATCCGGAAGTTCTGCCGCGATCAGATCGCCCACTACAAGATTCCGCGCTATATCCGCTTTGTCTCGGAAATGCCGATGACTGTGACGGGCAAGGTGCAGAAGTTTGTCATGCGCGACACCATGATTCATGATCTGGGACTTTAG